Genomic segment of Mycteria americana isolate JAX WOST 10 ecotype Jacksonville Zoo and Gardens chromosome 9, USCA_MyAme_1.0, whole genome shotgun sequence:
ACTGTTTCCCATTTGTCAAGAGTCGCATTTCTTATATACCAGTGGCAGGGCTTTATTTTTCACCCGGGCGCTAATGAACATGCTGCTAGATCTCCGTGTCTAAATGCTCGCAGTGTGTTGGCGGCCGTGCCAGGTGTGTCTCGTGGGAGAGCCGGTGCGGGCAAGGCGGAGGGTGCCGGGTGGGCACGGCGGGCAGGGTTTGCAGTGCCCCTCtgcctctgcaggcagctgccgccGCACAAGGTTATGATGTTGCCTGCTCCTTTCTCAGGCGGCCAAGCCTCCGCCGCGCTGCCACGTCGCGGCCCGGGGGTGGGACGGCCGCAGCCACTGGGAAGGTGGCCGGCCGGGAGCGCGTCCCGAGCACCGCAGCAGCATCGCGCCGTGGAAGCCCACGGCCCCGAGAGGCACAGACCGCTCGCACGTAAGTACGGCTGCCTGCGAGGCAAGCACGAGCTTAACGGATCGCGTTAAACTCCTCCAAGAGGGATCCCTGTTTCGCTGGCGTTCAGCGACAAGCCGTAATCCTGTGCTAATACGCCCAAGCTCCTGCTGCAAATACTTTACAGCTGAGGGCACGCtcactttgttttctggcttCACGGGGAAGGTTTAAAGAGTTTCACAGTGAGTTTAAAGCAGGTTTAATTCTGCTAGCGCCGGCGCAAACCAGGGGTGGATCAAGCAACTGCAGTGTAAATACAGAGTCTGCTTTTGAAACTCCTCAATCGTTTTAGGGAAGTACCTATAAATTTGGATTATCACTGAAGGGGACGTGCCTAAGTGAACATTATTATGCAAAAGTTCCTATCAGCCTGATTCACaaaaaatccttctcttccttctctttactCATTTTTAGTTAACTGGCCAcaatttaaacagcaaaacacataATGAAATAAATGGGACAAATTCAAACAGCCAAAAGCGTAATGAAACAAATGAGACAAATTCTTTGAACTGCACCTAACATGAAAATGAATCTCAGCTGCTCATTAGAGACCGCCGAGCAGGGGACATAGGCAAATTAAATCACAGGAAGTAGAGGGAGGCACAGTAAAAAGGTCGATTATCTAAATCTCCTCTTattaactgcaaaatattttttcaagactGAAGGTAGTAAACTATGTTAGTGGCAAATGGCAAAGCCTCTTTATGCACTTAAGGTAAAAAATGAGGAgttgggaagagcagaggaatgGGTAAACAAGGAATACACCACTCTATTTTCAGGGTGGGTTAGCAGTAATTCTGACCTGACGTACAGCCAGGTGTTTGCTTCCTTGCTCTCTCTGGCAAAATTTATACTTGGTTTCCTCAGGTTAATTCAGATTTTGCTGGGAATTCCAGTGCTGGTCGTCTgggaaaaggatctgggggtgttggtgtGCCTGCCAGAGGGCTCGCACGCGGCGGCTGAGCCGGGTGGGTGGTGTGGGCAGCGTGAGCGGCAGATACCGCCCTGCGAGCCCGAACGATTGCGCTCCACCTAATAGAGTCGATTCAGCTGCAATTTGTTGGTCTGTCTGTCTAATGCACAGGCCAGATTGCCTCCCTTATCTAACACCACCAGGCTCACTgaagcaggcagcaagggggTGAGCTCCGAGGCTGGGGGGGCCATCACCTTCCCACGCTGCTCTGAACCAGCCCTCATGGGCATCTGGGACCCAGCAAAGTTTTTAAAGCTCTGCCCTCTACTTGTTACCAGGCCCTTTTCACCACTGTTGTTGTTTAACATACTcggttttgctgctttttcccttGAAAGCATCCTTGCTGTCTGAGGGGCTAGGGCACGAGGAGTGTGCTGAAAGCCAGGTCTGCCTCAGTGGTGGTAGGGGTGGAAAATCACACCTTGGGTCCTGCTCCGGAGGTTGCTGCTGGTCTTTGGGACTGCCTCAAGGACAGCAATTAATAGGCATTGCTAAGAGACCTAACGGCTCTGGTAGCAGCACGTGCTGGAGGAGGTGCATCACCACCAACCTTCACCATGCGTCCCCCTGTGGGAACCTTTGGGATGTGTAGAGATGTGGCTCATGggatgcaaaaccaaaacatgtcAGGAGTTGGATGTTATCTTTGGCATGAGCAGCAAACAAAGGCGGGCAAAGCCAAGCAGCTCGCGTTATCGTTGaaaagggggcaggaggaggaggaggaggaggagcgggggaaCTGCAGCTGTTCAGCACGACAGCTGTCCCTAGAAATCGTCCTTTGAAAAGGAGTGAGCACCAGAAAGAGAATAAGGGGATGGCCAGGCAATGTGGAGATGTCAGGGAGAAATTGTGCCAAGCCCATCTTTCTGCCGGTGCTGTAACTGTCCCGGCGTACAGGGGAGAAAGAGGTGCTCCTATACAGGGGCTTTAGGTTTGGCACCATCTTGTATGACATTCTCATAAGCAAGCGAGGAAGACGTGGCCTCGATGAGACAGCTGTTGGGTGGGTGGAAAACTGGTTGCAAAGTTAGGCAGAAAAGTTATCAGCGGTTCACTGCCAGAAAGGGAGGTAACGACAAGTATGAACCTGAGCCCTCTACTCTTTCGTGTTTCCATTCATGATCTGGGGGAGGGACGAGACTGTGGTTATTCGATGCGCAGCTGGGAGGGACTTGAGCACAACAGAGGACAGAATTATAattcaaagggagaaaagaagtaGTCTGGAAAAAGCCCATGGTTTGTATTTCAGTGGTCATGCTGGCGAGCAAAGGCAAGCGGCGTGGGGTCTTGGTGGGGCGAGGGAAGCCGTCTCGGCTGCGCTGGGAGCTGGGGGACCTCAGCAGGTGGGGGGCTTTCGCTCTTGGCTGCTGCACTTCAGCAACAACAGGGCTTGGCTGGAGACAGTCCAAAGGGAGCGATAAAAACAACAAGTATCCAAGATGTTATTTTTAACGTCTGGGATATTACTTCTGTGGGAAAGTCAGATCTGATGGTAAGAGAAGCAGTGTGGTCCTTAAGCCTTGGACCTGCAAAGAAGAAGACGACCTCTGTCTCCTTGCCAGTTAGGGCAAGACATGATGGACTTAAACTGCAGTTTAGGAGGGGATGAACAGGTATTGGTTCACTTTTCAAGCTACAGTCCAACATTTCCTGGTAGcaccctctgcctcccctgctcccaaCTCTGTGTAAGCCAGGTTTAGCACAACATCCATTCCGGTAACTCACGTGGCTTTTGTGAATTAACTGCTTAGCCCATGGGAATCATACCATTATCTTCAGAGGAACTAGAAAAATAAAGAGTGCATTTAtaaggtttttattgttttcaccCCACCATCAGCATTCTCTTTAAGAAcatcaaaagattaaaaaaacagatagAGACATCTGCCAGCATCTCTGGAGATGCGTGTTGCACTTCCTTCTAATCCAGACCAAGTCTTTGGAGCGTCTCCATGCCTTCACGAAATAggggaatttttcttttatttaagaacCGTCTAAAGGCCCTTTTACTGGGTTTTAACAGAGCCCTGTGTCAGCACAGTTAAAAAATGCTGGCATTTCCTCTGCACAGATTAAAGATGATATATTACCCTTTGCTGCTCGAACCTGATTTACAGCTTCTATTGTGAAATTACATAATACTTTTTTTAGTGCTCTAAGGCGAAGTAGCAGGGCCAAGGACATGGAACAAAGTCTGGGCACATGCTGGTTTTCATCTCTCCGGCCTTTGTTATTCCTTCTCCAGGTCTGAAAGAAGAGCTGCAGGGAGCAAcctgtcccctcctgcacccTTCTGACCCCCAGCATGGCATCACCCATGAGGAGCTTGCTCACCGACCCCTCCAGATACCTCCAGTCTTTCCAGCTCTTCCTCGCGACTTCGACCGAGCACCAGTGCATGCAGGAGTTCGTGgagaggcagctgccggccgtgATAGCGAGGTAACACGGAGGTGGCCACACTGAGCTGAAGGACAGCCCGGGGCACGGTCCCACGCGGTGGTGGGCTCGGCTGGGCTCAGGGGGGCTGCCTGCAAGAGGCAGATTGCTGTTCCCTGCCAGCCGCCCCGTCTGTAGGTCTCTGATAGGGCTTGGTGGAGATTTCATTTGCACGTGCTGCTGAATGGCTGTTCTTCAGGATGGAGCCTGCCTAGCAGGGAGCAGATAAGGCTGAATTGTTTCCTTGTATGCAAATACAACTTACCCTGAATGAACTCTAAAACGCAATAACAGATATTACCTTCTAACATTAAATTGAAAGCgtctttttaaaagtaatctttTCAGGTAATATTTAGGCTCTCGCTGGTACGTGTAAATAATACTTCTGCTTTGCCTGCCCTGTGTGTTTCTCGCTGGACCCCTCGCTTTGCGGGCTGGctcaggcagcaggcagctggggtcaAATCCTGGTTCTGGGGAGGCCCTTCTCTGCACCCAGGGCTTTAcggctctgccaaagccttgctAAGGGATTTTAAACGTGTTAcactttcccctcttcctccccattttgcaaaatgtaaaactTCTACAAATAATTGTTAAGCTGCTGGTCCAGACCCAGGAAGGTCTCTGGTCCTTGAAGCACAGACACAGAGAAGGCatgtacctgctgctgcttgtatGCACTCATAATAAAAGCAGAACTCCTCTACAAATTGCCAAAATAACTGGAAGTCAAGAATCTCCAAAGAGCAGAGTTCTGAATCTGATCCCTCCCGCCAGCTCGCAGGCGTGCCTGTATATGCACACGTTGCATTTGATTTTGTCCTGCAGATTTTAGTCTTCGTGGGGTCTCTGGTGTTTCACAAAATGGATGTAACCCTCTCTACTGGGTAGCTCTCCTAAAGTgtataaataatgtttttcagtaTTGGAAACGGGAAGTCTACAATCAATATTCTAAGTGTTGGTGGTGGAGCAGGTATGCTACGAACTTCAATATTGatatgcttttccctttttttccaaagaatagAGGATTACAAAttgcagaaaggagcagagtGGGAAATAAGTCTTTTCGTGAAAAGTCAGCTCCAGGAGCAGATGGCACTAAGCTGGTGTGTGGCCACATTGTCTGAAAACAGCTTGTGCTTCCCCACCCTGATTCTTGTATGTCCTCCACGGGAAACCTCCTTCTGCACCATCACTCCTCAAGGGCAGAGAGAGGCTTGAACTGCCCCACAGTGtttctatgcaaaaaaaaagcaccataatGTCTTAGATCcctcagaaaattaaatttttactTGCATTGCAATTATTCTCCCCTGTAACTATTTACTGATGTAGTAGCTCCCCATCATTGCTGCGTCCTGCCCTGCTGTGTGACAGCCTTGGCTGACCTCTGTTTTGCCTGTACGTGCTTGCTGACCACAGTCAATGCACGAGACCCTCCTGGAGCTACTGTCCCCCGAAACACTGGAGCTGAACATAAGCTCCAGAAGAAATCCAGAAGACGTCGGAAGAAATAAGTCTCTTATCTGACGTTCACTGGGTGGAAAAACAATACCAATAACATCAAGTGGCTTCTTCTCATTAAATTCTTGCTTAAGTTCCCCCATAATTAAAGCCTATGTTTTCTAATTCTGCTCTGCCCATTAAGTCATCAAACTTAAATTTTATAAGAACACTTAATTTAGTTTAAATGCTTTAGTCATACCATCTCCAAAGACTAATCTCAGCTTTGTCAATCTCTCCtaataagtaaaaata
This window contains:
- the LOC142414616 gene encoding histamine N-methyltransferase-like isoform X4, with the translated sequence MASPMRSLLTDPSRYLQSFQLFLATSTEHQCMQEFVERQLPAVIASIGNGKSTINILSVGGGAVNARDPPGATVPRNTGAEHKLQKKSRRRRKK